The Actinomadura sp. WMMB 499 genome includes a window with the following:
- a CDS encoding DMT family transporter: protein MATRYDVPGPVLLLGSVVTVQAGMACGKAMFAVAGTAGVIVLRLTFAALVLLLLHRPRLPDRASLGTVAALGAAIAGMHLIYPALERLPVGVASTLQFLGPLTLALVRARRPADLLWAALAGVGVLLIYRPFGEPVSASGAAFALGAGACMAAYLVLNGRTGARGGTRLAWGVAVAALLLLPLAPLVHGAVLRPGVLAAGLGVALLSAVVPWSLDRAALRRMPARAVAVMVSLEPAAAALAGLVLLGERLGPAGWLAVGCVSAASAGAASAHWRPRHSAVPPPGPRDEPAGVGTRGR from the coding sequence ATGGCGACCAGATACGACGTGCCGGGCCCGGTCCTGCTGCTGGGGAGCGTCGTGACCGTCCAGGCGGGGATGGCTTGCGGCAAGGCGATGTTCGCGGTCGCGGGGACGGCGGGCGTGATCGTCCTGCGATTGACGTTCGCGGCGCTCGTCCTGCTGCTCCTGCACCGCCCCCGGCTTCCGGACCGGGCCTCGCTCGGCACGGTCGCGGCGCTCGGCGCCGCCATCGCGGGCATGCACCTCATCTACCCGGCGCTGGAGCGGCTGCCGGTCGGGGTCGCGTCCACGCTGCAGTTCCTCGGGCCGCTGACGCTCGCGCTCGTCCGGGCCCGGCGACCCGCCGACCTGCTGTGGGCGGCGCTCGCCGGTGTCGGCGTGCTGCTGATCTACCGCCCGTTCGGCGAGCCCGTCTCGGCGTCCGGGGCCGCGTTCGCGCTGGGGGCGGGCGCCTGCATGGCGGCCTACCTCGTCCTGAACGGGCGCACCGGCGCCCGGGGCGGCACGCGGCTGGCGTGGGGCGTCGCGGTCGCGGCGCTGCTCCTGCTGCCGCTGGCCCCGCTCGTGCACGGCGCCGTGCTGCGGCCCGGCGTGCTCGCGGCCGGGCTCGGGGTGGCGCTGCTGTCGGCCGTCGTGCCGTGGTCGCTGGACCGGGCGGCGCTGCGCCGCATGCCCGCGCGCGCCGTCGCCGTCATGGTCAGCCTCGAACCGGCCGCCGCCGCGCTCGCCGGCCTGGTCCTGCTGGGCGAGCGTCTCGGCCCGGCGGGGTGGCTCGCCGTCGGCTGCGTCTCGGCGGCGTCGGCGGGCGCCGCGTCCGCGCACTGGCGTCCCCGGCACTCCGCCGTGCCACCGCCCGGCCCGCGCGACGAGCCCGCCGGAGTCGGCACGCGAGGCCGGTGA
- a CDS encoding LysR family transcriptional regulator, whose protein sequence is MIDRRLETLRVLRERGTVTATAEALHLTPSTVSQQLRQLARDLGVDLLEAQGRRVRLTAAAHTVLRHADALAAQWERARADLAAHRTGAAGRIRFCSVSSALAALVAPAAARLRAEHPGLEVRMSERESEEAAHLLLSRRFDIAVVIPSAGTPAPGDARFDVRPLLDEPQDLLVAAGHPLAARGTARLDEAAGEPWIGSPDRTDQHQLMLASCAAAGFAPRIVHEAYEWFSVSALVAHGFGVGLVPRLAPLPPDHAVVRVPLRGESVPYRRIVACVRRGGDGQPPIARGLAALRAAAGA, encoded by the coding sequence ATGATCGACCGACGTCTGGAGACGCTGCGCGTCCTGCGGGAGCGCGGCACGGTGACCGCGACGGCCGAGGCGCTGCACCTGACGCCGTCGACGGTGTCGCAGCAGCTCCGGCAGCTCGCCCGCGACCTGGGCGTGGACCTGCTGGAGGCGCAGGGACGCCGGGTGCGGCTCACCGCGGCGGCGCACACGGTGCTGCGGCACGCCGACGCGCTGGCCGCGCAGTGGGAGCGGGCCCGCGCCGACCTCGCCGCCCACCGGACGGGCGCCGCGGGGCGGATCCGGTTCTGCAGCGTGTCGAGCGCGCTCGCCGCGCTGGTGGCGCCCGCCGCCGCGCGGCTGCGGGCGGAGCATCCCGGGCTCGAGGTCCGGATGAGCGAGAGGGAGAGCGAGGAGGCGGCGCACCTGCTGCTGTCCCGCCGGTTCGACATCGCGGTCGTCATCCCGAGTGCGGGGACCCCGGCGCCGGGGGACGCGCGCTTCGACGTCCGCCCGCTGCTCGACGAGCCGCAGGACCTGCTCGTCGCGGCCGGTCACCCGCTGGCCGCGCGCGGGACGGCCCGGCTGGACGAGGCGGCGGGGGAGCCGTGGATCGGCTCGCCGGACCGGACCGACCAGCACCAGCTGATGCTCGCGTCCTGCGCCGCCGCCGGGTTCGCGCCCCGGATCGTCCATGAGGCCTACGAGTGGTTCTCGGTGTCGGCACTGGTCGCGCACGGCTTCGGGGTCGGGCTGGTGCCGCGGCTCGCGCCCCTGCCGCCGGACCACGCGGTGGTGCGCGTGCCGCTGCGGGGCGAGTCGGTGCCGTACCGGCGGATCGTGGCGTGCGTGCGGCGGGGCGGTGACGGGCAGCCGCCGATCGCGCGCGGCCTGGCGGCGCTGCGCGCCGCGGCCGGCGCCTAA